In Kitasatospora gansuensis, a genomic segment contains:
- a CDS encoding DUF5326 family protein, translating into MAELWKSLPSWVRNIVVPIVVLILAWNLIWFVIGAVTSLIAFLIKALVLVAVAAGVVILVKKAAKS; encoded by the coding sequence GCTCTGGAAGTCGCTGCCCTCGTGGGTGCGCAACATCGTCGTCCCGATCGTGGTGCTGATCCTCGCCTGGAACCTGATCTGGTTCGTGATCGGAGCGGTCACCTCGCTGATCGCCTTCCTGATCAAGGCCCTGGTCCTGGTCGCCGTCGCGGCCGGTGTGGTGATCCTGGTGAAGAAGGCGGCCAAGAGCTGA